One region of Primulina huaijiensis isolate GDHJ02 unplaced genomic scaffold, ASM1229523v2 scaffold24871, whole genome shotgun sequence genomic DNA includes:
- the LOC140967233 gene encoding receptor-like cytosolic serine/threonine-protein kinase RBK2 isoform X1, translating to MHASSHCYLTTTKFPILFLFKSNLWVVGRDGVNPRFLSLTIPSHNYCHFHSFMHTSSVHLKAKILYLFRKRSKKSQAWLWKTTQKKSSVSVCFSILLYGVMEMEKDKSKACSPDTVLEDFLRSAESETDSSKATSTSQSEVQIDPKPGSRWAEFFQLLRVKSKGQLATLHSLKSLNLSRRFSSSTEEEVLGVTSAVLDPHLNYFKPQWKNFTFSELQTATCNFSQGYLIGKGGYAEVYRGCLKGGQLVAIKRLIKGLAEERINDFLSELGIMAHINHPNTAKLMGYGVEGGVYLVLELSPLGSVASMLHNSREKLKWDIRHKIGIGTAKGLLYLHEGCQRRIIHRDIKAANILLTENFEPQICDFGLAKWLPDRWTHITVLNVEGTFGYLAPEFLMHGIVDEKTDVFAFGVLLLELISGRRALDYSQQSLVMWAKPLLKKNRIRELVDPSLGDNYNPVHLNLMILAASLCVQQSPIRRPRMSQILLLLRGSCGSLELMRKCKKLSSWKNYYKELFSAEEYSFSRDLNSLNLQTHNP from the exons ATGCATGCATCTTCCCATTGTTATCTTACTACAACTAAATTTCCAATTTTGTTTCTCTTCAAATCAAATTTATGGGTGGTTGGTAGGGATGGAGTAAACCCAAGATTCTTGTCTTTGACGATACCTTCACATAATTATTGCCACTTTCATTCCTTCATGCACACATCGAGTGTGCATCTGAAGGCAAAAATACTCTATTTGTTTAGAAAACGATCAAAAAAATCGCAAGCTTGGCTTTGGAAAACCACACAGAAGAAATCCTCTGTTTCTGTCTGCTTCAGTATTCTACTCTACGGTG TAATGGAGATGGAGAAAGATAAATCAAAGGCCTGTTCCCCTGATACTGTGCTTGAGGACTTCCTAAGAAGTGCTGAATCTGAAACAGATTCCTCCAAAGCTACAAGTACGTCACAATCCGAAGTTCAGATTGATCCGAAACCGGGTTCGAGATGGGCcgaattttttcaattattgaGAGTTAAATCCAAAGGGCAGTTAGCCACATTGCATTCCCTCAAATCCCTCAATTTATCTAGAAGATTTAGCAGTAGTACTGAAGAGGAAGTTTTAGGGGTGACAAGTGCGGTATTAGATCCTCATCTGAACTATTTCAAGCCTCAATGGAAGAATTTTACCTTCTCAGAACTCCAGACAGCAACCTGCAATTTTTCCCAAG GATATTTGATCGGGAAAGGCGGTTATGCTGAAGTCTATCGAGGTTGTTTGAAAGGGGGCCAGCTTGTTGCGATCAAGCGTTTGATTAAAGGCCTAGCGGAGGAAAGAATCAATGATTTTCTATCAGAACTTGGCATAATGGCTCACATAAATCATCCAAACACTGCTAAATTGATGGGTTACGGCGTTGAAGGAGGGGTGTACCTTGTTCTTGAGTTGTCTCCCCTTGGAAGCGTGGCTTCTATGCTTCACA ATAGTAGAGAGAAGCTCAAGTGGGATATTCGGCACAAGATTGGGATAGGCACAGCAAAAGGATTGCTGTACCTTCATGAAGGATGTCAGAGAAGGATCATTCATAGAGATATTAAGGCTGCAAATATATTGCTTACGGAGAACTTTGAACCTCAG ATTTGTGATTTTGGGCTAGCTAAATGGCTCCCAGATCGATGGACTCACATTACTGTTTTAAATGTTGAAGGCACTTTCGG GTATCTAGCACCTGAATTTCTAATGCATGGAATAGTAGATGAAAAAACTGATGTATTCGCTTTCGGGGTTCTGCTGTTGGAACTTATTTCTGGGCGTCGAGCACTGGATTACTCTCAACAAAGCCTTGTTATGTGG GCTAAACCTCTGCTAAAAAAGAACCGAATCAGAGAACTTGTAGATCCCTCACTTGGTGATAACTATAATCCCGTACACTTAAATCTCATGATCCTGGCTGCTTCATTATGTGTCCAACAATCTCCAATTAGGCGCCCTCGAATGAGTCAG ATTCTGCTGCTTTTGAGAGGGAGCTGTGGCAGCCTAGAGCTGATGAGAAAATGTAAGAAGCTGTCAAGTTGGAAGAACTATTACAAAGAGCTTTTTAGTGCAGAAGAATACAGCTTCAGCAGAGACTTAAATAGTTTGAATCTGCAAACACACAACCCTTAA
- the LOC140967288 gene encoding autophagy-related protein 18g-like isoform X1, with protein MRRSKGKNSKLLPYSLRIISSCIKTVSTNASTAVRSAGASVAASISSSGDDRKEQVLWAGFDKLELSPTALRHVLLIGYLKGFQVFDVEDACNFIELVSRRYGPVTFLQILPAPANCNGAEVYKKSHPMLVVVGGDDNERITRPQNTRSFTNGATESSIKSSFDPPSTVRFYSMKLNEYVKVVDFKSAVFMVRCSLQVVAIGLEEQVYCFDALTLEKKFLVVTYPVPRSREQVPVGMGAGYGPMAVGPRWLAYPPNRPFMLNTGRMSPKNLSSSVSPSTSPGNGTLMARYAVESSRHLAAGILTLGDMGYKRLSKYCPELLHESPSSPGWKIGKLAASEPENAGVVAVKDLVSSEVISQFRAHTSPISALCFDPSGTLLVTASVHGNKINVFRILPSHKGKGSGCNDWSTSHVHLYKLYRGITTAVIQDICFSKYSQWIAIISSRGTCHIFVLSPFGGDDGIQALQTHEQGTLLYLASSPPWWSTSSFTTNEQHYSPPHTCTLSIVTRIKCSDSGLLNSVSNAAASMVGNTSVPSGAISAVFHNSKSTGSLDVLSSSNALEHILVYTPSGFAVQYEIQSPLGVELSECRTNSWSTAQVNPQHEEFRVKVDPAQWWDVCRRLDDLEIEEFLSGIFHGENAYLDNSKIDSQEECSGKKELVKSDTMKSAERTPWYLSNAEVQINSCRLPIWQKSKIHFRAMEPPRVECYFGGEFEIEMLTSHELEIRHKDLLPVFDHYSSARPGWTSRSVSSDGRYHSASTDSCQAREATGGPRIISHSNPPSDSSTENSGGMEKAEDFGHFFKEGYCSKPELGGYHDSTEVATEEVDDTGASNTHDEEEKSEEGWIGGMFDFSEDG; from the exons ATGAGACGAAGCAAGGGGAAAAACAGCAAATTGCTGCCTTATTCTTTGAGAATTATTTCGTCTTGTATCAAAACGGTATCGACGAATGCTAGCACCGCAGTGCGGTCTGCCGGTGCGTCTGTCGCCGCCTCCATTTCTTCCTCTGGAGACGATCGAAAAGAGCAG GTATTATGGGCTGGTTTTGACAAATTAGAGCTTAGTCCAACAGCCTTGAGGCATGTCTTATTGATTGGTTATCTAAAGGGTTTCCAAGTTTTTGATGTTGAGGATGCCTGTAACTTTATTGAACTGGTTTCAAGGCGTTACGGACCAGTTACCTTTTTACAAATTCTTCCAGCTCCAGCAAATTGTAATGGTGCTGAAGTGTACAAAAAATCACATCCTATGCTAGTAGTTGTTGGTGGGGACGATAATGAAAGGATCACTCGGCCTCAGAATACTCGGTCTTTCACTAATGGTGCAACAGAATCATCTATAAAGAGCTCGTTTGACCCCCCATCTACTGTTCGATTTTACTCAATGAAATTGAATGAATATGTGAAGGTGGTTGATTTTAAATCTGCAGTGTTTATGGTTAGATGCAGCCTACAAGTGGTAGCTATTGGTCTTGAAGAACAA GTATATTGCTTTGATGCACTTACGCTTGAGAAAAAATTTCTCGTGGTCACCTATCCTGTTCCCCGATCCAGAGAGCAAGTACCTGTTGGAATGGGGGCTGGGTATGGTCCAATGGCTGTTGGACCTAGGTGGTTGGCTTATCCGCCTAATCGCCCATTTATGTTAAATACGGGCCGCATGAGTCCAAAGAACCTTTCTTCTAGTGTTAGTCCTTCCACATCTCCAGGGAATGGAACCCTGATGGCTCGTTATGCAGTGGAATCCAGCAGACACTTAGCTGCAGGCATACTTACCCTGGGTGACATGGGTTATAAAAGACTATCCAAATACTGTCCTGAGCTGCTTCATGAGAGTCCTAGTTCTCCTGGTTGGAAAATTGGGAAGCTAGCAGCATCTGAACCAGAGAATGCTGGTGTG GTAGCTGTGAAGGACCTTGTTTCCTCGGAAGTTATATCACAATTTAGGGCTCATACAAGTCCAATATCTGCTTTATGTTTTGATCCAAGTGGGACTCTTCTCGTTACTGCTTCTGTACATGGAAATAAGATAAATGTTTTTAGGATCTTGCCTTCTCATAAAGGCAAAGGATCAGGCTGTAACGACTGGAGCACTTCACATGTGCATCTTTACAAGTTGTATCGGGGTATAACAACTGCT GTAATCCAGGACATCTGTTTTAGTAAATATAGTCAGTGGATTGCTATTATTTCATCTAGAGGAACTTGCCATATCTTTGTTTTGTCCCCTTTCGGGGGAGACGATGGTATTCAAGCTTTACAGACTCATGAGCAAGGTACCTTGCTGTATTTAGCTTCATCTCCACCGTGGTGGTCTACTTCATCTTTCACCACAAATGAACAACATTATTCTCCTCCGCATACTTGTACCCTTTCTATTGTCACCCGGATAAAATGCAGTGACTCTGGCTTGCTTAATTCTGTAAGCAATGCTGCTGCTTCAATGGTTGGGAATACAAGTGTACCATCTGGAGCTATTTCTGCTGTTTTTCATAATTCTAAGTCTACTGGTTCTTTGGATGTTCTTTCGAGCTCCAATGCTTTGGAGCACATCTTAGTTTATACCCCATCAGGCTTTGCTGTTCAATATGAAATTCAATCACCATTAGGGGTTGAACTGAGCGAGTGTAGAACCAATTCCTGGTCAACTGCACAAGTGAACCCACAACACGAAGAATTCAGGGTCAAAGTTGACCCTGCACAATGGTGGGATGTTTGCAGAAGACTAGATGATCTCGAAATTGAAGAATTTTTATCTGGCATCTTTCATGGAGAGAACGCTTATCTTGACAACTCTAAAATTGATTCCCAGGAGGAGTGTTCTGGGAAAAAGGAATTGGTTAAGAGTGACACGATGAAATCTGCAGAAAGAACACCCTGGTATCTGTCTAACGCTGAAGTGCAAATAAACTCTTGCAGATTACCCATATGGCAAAAGTCAAAG ATACATTTCCGTGCAATGGAACCTCCACGAGTTGAATGTTATTTTGGTGGGGAGTTTGAAATTGAGATGTTGACTTCACATGAATTGGAGATAAGACACAAGGATTTGTTGCCAGTATTTGACCATTACTCTAGTGCAAGGCCTGGATGGACTAGCCG ATCCGTGTCGTCTGATGGGCGATATCATAGTGCTTCCACTGATAGTTGTCAAGCTAGAGAGGCGACTGGTGGCCCACGTATTATTTCTCATTCAAACCCACCATCAGATAGTTCTACTGAAAACTCAGGAG GGATGGAGAAAGCAGAAGATTTTGGGCATTTCTTCAAGGAAGGCTACTGCAGTAAGCCAGAGTTAGGCGGATACCACGACTCAACTGAAGTTGCAACCGAAGAGGTGGATGACACTGGTGCTAGCAACACTCACGATGAGGAGGAAAAATCTGAGGAAGGATGGATCGGTGGGATGTTTGATTTTTCCGAAGATG GTTGA
- the LOC140967233 gene encoding receptor-like cytosolic serine/threonine-protein kinase RBK2 isoform X2, producing the protein MEMEKDKSKACSPDTVLEDFLRSAESETDSSKATSTSQSEVQIDPKPGSRWAEFFQLLRVKSKGQLATLHSLKSLNLSRRFSSSTEEEVLGVTSAVLDPHLNYFKPQWKNFTFSELQTATCNFSQGYLIGKGGYAEVYRGCLKGGQLVAIKRLIKGLAEERINDFLSELGIMAHINHPNTAKLMGYGVEGGVYLVLELSPLGSVASMLHNSREKLKWDIRHKIGIGTAKGLLYLHEGCQRRIIHRDIKAANILLTENFEPQICDFGLAKWLPDRWTHITVLNVEGTFGYLAPEFLMHGIVDEKTDVFAFGVLLLELISGRRALDYSQQSLVMWAKPLLKKNRIRELVDPSLGDNYNPVHLNLMILAASLCVQQSPIRRPRMSQILLLLRGSCGSLELMRKCKKLSSWKNYYKELFSAEEYSFSRDLNSLNLQTHNP; encoded by the exons ATGGAGATGGAGAAAGATAAATCAAAGGCCTGTTCCCCTGATACTGTGCTTGAGGACTTCCTAAGAAGTGCTGAATCTGAAACAGATTCCTCCAAAGCTACAAGTACGTCACAATCCGAAGTTCAGATTGATCCGAAACCGGGTTCGAGATGGGCcgaattttttcaattattgaGAGTTAAATCCAAAGGGCAGTTAGCCACATTGCATTCCCTCAAATCCCTCAATTTATCTAGAAGATTTAGCAGTAGTACTGAAGAGGAAGTTTTAGGGGTGACAAGTGCGGTATTAGATCCTCATCTGAACTATTTCAAGCCTCAATGGAAGAATTTTACCTTCTCAGAACTCCAGACAGCAACCTGCAATTTTTCCCAAG GATATTTGATCGGGAAAGGCGGTTATGCTGAAGTCTATCGAGGTTGTTTGAAAGGGGGCCAGCTTGTTGCGATCAAGCGTTTGATTAAAGGCCTAGCGGAGGAAAGAATCAATGATTTTCTATCAGAACTTGGCATAATGGCTCACATAAATCATCCAAACACTGCTAAATTGATGGGTTACGGCGTTGAAGGAGGGGTGTACCTTGTTCTTGAGTTGTCTCCCCTTGGAAGCGTGGCTTCTATGCTTCACA ATAGTAGAGAGAAGCTCAAGTGGGATATTCGGCACAAGATTGGGATAGGCACAGCAAAAGGATTGCTGTACCTTCATGAAGGATGTCAGAGAAGGATCATTCATAGAGATATTAAGGCTGCAAATATATTGCTTACGGAGAACTTTGAACCTCAG ATTTGTGATTTTGGGCTAGCTAAATGGCTCCCAGATCGATGGACTCACATTACTGTTTTAAATGTTGAAGGCACTTTCGG GTATCTAGCACCTGAATTTCTAATGCATGGAATAGTAGATGAAAAAACTGATGTATTCGCTTTCGGGGTTCTGCTGTTGGAACTTATTTCTGGGCGTCGAGCACTGGATTACTCTCAACAAAGCCTTGTTATGTGG GCTAAACCTCTGCTAAAAAAGAACCGAATCAGAGAACTTGTAGATCCCTCACTTGGTGATAACTATAATCCCGTACACTTAAATCTCATGATCCTGGCTGCTTCATTATGTGTCCAACAATCTCCAATTAGGCGCCCTCGAATGAGTCAG ATTCTGCTGCTTTTGAGAGGGAGCTGTGGCAGCCTAGAGCTGATGAGAAAATGTAAGAAGCTGTCAAGTTGGAAGAACTATTACAAAGAGCTTTTTAGTGCAGAAGAATACAGCTTCAGCAGAGACTTAAATAGTTTGAATCTGCAAACACACAACCCTTAA
- the LOC140967288 gene encoding autophagy-related protein 18g-like isoform X2, which translates to MRRSKGKNSKLLPYSLRIISSCIKTVSTNASTAVRSAGASVAASISSSGDDRKEQVLWAGFDKLELSPTALRHVLLIGYLKGFQVFDVEDACNFIELVSRRYGPVTFLQILPAPANCNGAEVYKKSHPMLVVVGGDDNERITRPQNTRSFTNGATESSIKSSFDPPSTVRFYSMKLNEYVKVVDFKSAVFMVRCSLQVVAIGLEEQVYCFDALTLEKKFLVVTYPVPRSREQVPVGMGAGYGPMAVGPRWLAYPPNRPFMLNTGRMSPKNLSSSVSPSTSPGNGTLMARYAVESSRHLAAGILTLGDMGYKRLSKYCPELLHESPSSPGWKIGKLAASEPENAGVVAVKDLVSSEVISQFRAHTSPISALCFDPSGTLLVTASVHGNKINVFRILPSHKGKGSGCNDWSTSHVHLYKLYRGITTAVIQDICFSKYSQWIAIISSRGTCHIFVLSPFGGDDGIQALQTHEQGTLLYLASSPPWWSTSSFTTNEQHYSPPHTCTLSIVTRIKCSDSGLLNSVSNAAASMVGNTSVPSGAISAVFHNSKSTGSLDVLSSSNALEHILVYTPSGFAVQYEIQSPLGVELSECRTNSWSTAQVNPQHEEFRVKVDPAQWWDVCRRLDDLEIEEFLSGIFHGENAYLDNSKIDSQEECSGKKELVKSDTMKSAERTPWYLSNAEVQINSCRLPIWQKSKIHFRAMEPPRVECYFGGEFEIEMLTSHELEIRHKDLLPVFDHYSSARPGWTSRAALFS; encoded by the exons ATGAGACGAAGCAAGGGGAAAAACAGCAAATTGCTGCCTTATTCTTTGAGAATTATTTCGTCTTGTATCAAAACGGTATCGACGAATGCTAGCACCGCAGTGCGGTCTGCCGGTGCGTCTGTCGCCGCCTCCATTTCTTCCTCTGGAGACGATCGAAAAGAGCAG GTATTATGGGCTGGTTTTGACAAATTAGAGCTTAGTCCAACAGCCTTGAGGCATGTCTTATTGATTGGTTATCTAAAGGGTTTCCAAGTTTTTGATGTTGAGGATGCCTGTAACTTTATTGAACTGGTTTCAAGGCGTTACGGACCAGTTACCTTTTTACAAATTCTTCCAGCTCCAGCAAATTGTAATGGTGCTGAAGTGTACAAAAAATCACATCCTATGCTAGTAGTTGTTGGTGGGGACGATAATGAAAGGATCACTCGGCCTCAGAATACTCGGTCTTTCACTAATGGTGCAACAGAATCATCTATAAAGAGCTCGTTTGACCCCCCATCTACTGTTCGATTTTACTCAATGAAATTGAATGAATATGTGAAGGTGGTTGATTTTAAATCTGCAGTGTTTATGGTTAGATGCAGCCTACAAGTGGTAGCTATTGGTCTTGAAGAACAA GTATATTGCTTTGATGCACTTACGCTTGAGAAAAAATTTCTCGTGGTCACCTATCCTGTTCCCCGATCCAGAGAGCAAGTACCTGTTGGAATGGGGGCTGGGTATGGTCCAATGGCTGTTGGACCTAGGTGGTTGGCTTATCCGCCTAATCGCCCATTTATGTTAAATACGGGCCGCATGAGTCCAAAGAACCTTTCTTCTAGTGTTAGTCCTTCCACATCTCCAGGGAATGGAACCCTGATGGCTCGTTATGCAGTGGAATCCAGCAGACACTTAGCTGCAGGCATACTTACCCTGGGTGACATGGGTTATAAAAGACTATCCAAATACTGTCCTGAGCTGCTTCATGAGAGTCCTAGTTCTCCTGGTTGGAAAATTGGGAAGCTAGCAGCATCTGAACCAGAGAATGCTGGTGTG GTAGCTGTGAAGGACCTTGTTTCCTCGGAAGTTATATCACAATTTAGGGCTCATACAAGTCCAATATCTGCTTTATGTTTTGATCCAAGTGGGACTCTTCTCGTTACTGCTTCTGTACATGGAAATAAGATAAATGTTTTTAGGATCTTGCCTTCTCATAAAGGCAAAGGATCAGGCTGTAACGACTGGAGCACTTCACATGTGCATCTTTACAAGTTGTATCGGGGTATAACAACTGCT GTAATCCAGGACATCTGTTTTAGTAAATATAGTCAGTGGATTGCTATTATTTCATCTAGAGGAACTTGCCATATCTTTGTTTTGTCCCCTTTCGGGGGAGACGATGGTATTCAAGCTTTACAGACTCATGAGCAAGGTACCTTGCTGTATTTAGCTTCATCTCCACCGTGGTGGTCTACTTCATCTTTCACCACAAATGAACAACATTATTCTCCTCCGCATACTTGTACCCTTTCTATTGTCACCCGGATAAAATGCAGTGACTCTGGCTTGCTTAATTCTGTAAGCAATGCTGCTGCTTCAATGGTTGGGAATACAAGTGTACCATCTGGAGCTATTTCTGCTGTTTTTCATAATTCTAAGTCTACTGGTTCTTTGGATGTTCTTTCGAGCTCCAATGCTTTGGAGCACATCTTAGTTTATACCCCATCAGGCTTTGCTGTTCAATATGAAATTCAATCACCATTAGGGGTTGAACTGAGCGAGTGTAGAACCAATTCCTGGTCAACTGCACAAGTGAACCCACAACACGAAGAATTCAGGGTCAAAGTTGACCCTGCACAATGGTGGGATGTTTGCAGAAGACTAGATGATCTCGAAATTGAAGAATTTTTATCTGGCATCTTTCATGGAGAGAACGCTTATCTTGACAACTCTAAAATTGATTCCCAGGAGGAGTGTTCTGGGAAAAAGGAATTGGTTAAGAGTGACACGATGAAATCTGCAGAAAGAACACCCTGGTATCTGTCTAACGCTGAAGTGCAAATAAACTCTTGCAGATTACCCATATGGCAAAAGTCAAAG ATACATTTCCGTGCAATGGAACCTCCACGAGTTGAATGTTATTTTGGTGGGGAGTTTGAAATTGAGATGTTGACTTCACATGAATTGGAGATAAGACACAAGGATTTGTTGCCAGTATTTGACCATTACTCTAGTGCAAGGCCTGGATGGACTAGCCG TGCTGCACTTTTTTCATAA
- the LOC140967314 gene encoding uncharacterized protein encodes MAPIKKKKKSRFALKSTSDEVTTDKKALKHRGKTGNASESTSKPVDSDKKISENGNEDGNTKESSAAPVARKPCTWLRLDRLNPQIGTKSSVQNSSQVEASEDQKRKGAKEEAKSISQVEASKDQKRKRTKEEEAKSISQVKADKSRKWGRTKEGGESIYEQNGDGKNINRNLEKNGKGLDNDMHEASEEMNEKPEKNLGGLIFMCNAKTKPDCFRYQVMGVPANKKEVVLDIKIGLKIFLYDYDIKLLYGIYEASSAGGMKLEPAAFGGGFPAQVRFAVLKDCIPLPESVFRKAIEDSYDKRTHKFDTRLTMKQTKHLTKLFQPTPWLRSTPVDHEKQFSQYHVPANTIPSQEPFFLTEQEYRSRGLQQGRHLLPTTAGGDAIRYEQEQEHRLRNPASKHIDSTVQHREANRQPDPLFLSEREYHVYGLKGPQRIPNAAPPVDTTNQISRDYGKEALDPYDESTTSLVNRYLSLPRTAATAPELYPLSGREMFANDQITSELRTRLIAPITDVERTFAPYTLCDQSNFSQRPLPVLHPPREPSEFRLGLNFHHESDLIAAPISQRYSFGGPSLSHH; translated from the exons ATGGCACCgattaaaaagaagaaaaagagtaGATTCGCCCTCAAATCTACTTCAGACGAAGTTACTACTGACAAGAAAGCCTTGAAACATCGGGGCAAAACTGGTAATGCTTCTGAATCTACATCAAAACCAGTAGATTCTGATAAGAAAATATCAGAAAATGGTAATGAGGATGGAAACACCAAGGAATCTTCTGCAGCTCCTGTAGCTAGGAAGCCTTGCACGTGGCTCAGACTCGATAGGCTTAATCCTCAGATTGGAACCAAATCGTCCGTCCAGAATTCTTCTCAAGTTGAAGCCAGTGAAGACCAGAAGAGGAAGGGAGCAAAAGAAGAAGCAAAATCCATTTCTCAAGTTGAAGCCAGTAAAGACCAGAAGAGGAAGAGAACCAAAGAAGAAGAGGCAAAATCCATTTCTCAAGTTAAGGCCGATAAAAGCCGGAAGTGGGGGAGAACAAAAGAAGGGGGGGAAAGCATTTATGAGCAGAATGGCGATGGAAAGAATATCAACCGAAATCTAGAGAAAAACGGCAAGGGGCTCGACAATGATATGCATGAAGCCTCGGAGGAGATGAATGAGAAACCAGAGAAAAATCTTGGTGGACTGatttttatgtgtaatgccaaaACTAAACCAGATTGTTTCCGTTACCAAGTAATGGGTGTGCCAGCTAATAAGAAAGAGGTTGTGTTGGACATCAAGATCGGTCTTAAAATTTTCCTGTATGATTATGATATCAAGCTCTTGTACGGGATTTATGAGGCATCTTCTGCTGGTGGCATGAAACTTGAACCAGCAGCTTTTGGTGGGGGATTCCCTGCTCAG GTCCGGTTCGCTGTTCTCAAGGACTGCATTCCACTACCTGAAAGTGTGTTCCGAAAAGCAATTGAAGACAGTTATGATAAAAGGACACACAAGTTTGATACACGGTTAACAATGAAGCAA ACTAAGCATCTAACGAAGCTGTTCCAGCCTACCCCGTGGCTGAGGTCTACACCCGTGGATCATGAAAAGCAATTCTCTCAGTACCACGTTCCTGCCAACACAATTCCTTCTCAAGAACCGTTCTTTCTTACCGAGCAAGAATACAGGAGTCGTGGCCTTCAACAAGGAAGGCATCTCTTGCCAACAACTGCAGGTGGTGATGCTATTAGATATGAGCAAGAACAGGAGCATCGTCTGAGGAATCCAGCATCTAAGCATATCGATTCTACAGTTCAGCATCGAGAAGCTAATCGACAACCGGATCCGCTTTTCCTCAGTGAAAGAGAATACCATGTTTATGGCCTTAAAGGGCCTCAGAGAATACCAAATGCTGCACCACCTGTTGATACAACTAACCAAATTTCCAGAGACTACGGAAAGGAAGCACTCGACCCTTATGATGAGAGCACAACCTCATTGGTGAACCGGTACCTCTCACTCCCAAGAACAGCAGCAACGGCTCCAGAATTGTATCCTCTATCTGGGAGAGAAATGTTTGCTAACGATCAGATTACAAGTGAGCTCAGAACTCGTCTTATAGCACCAATCACTGATGTTGAAAGAACTTTTGCACCATATACTTTGTGTGACCAATCCAACTTTAGTCAAAGACCTCTTCCAGTACTGCACCCACCTCGGGAACCATCAGAATTTCGCCTGGGATTAAATTTCCACCATGAATCTGACTTGATAGCAGCACCAATCTCGCAACGCTACTCTTTTGGAGGACCATCTCTATCACATCACTGA